The Thermodesulfobacteriota bacterium genome contains a region encoding:
- a CDS encoding ATP-binding protein, with translation MSVPAADLKAAIALFEETTHKLRRSYEALQEEVRELRHKLEAKDRELGDSRAERNRLAGYLEHLLQSVPSGVVAVDPEGRITTLNAAAREITGLPEGTLGATFRELFPLEGTGGAPVPTLEDLEGEPRPEVAILRPDGERRLLGLRVSPFRGEGGQLLGRVVVFQDVTRLKRLEEQESRNRRLVAMGEMAAGIAHEIRNPLGSLELFASHLLDELRGTPREELAGHVLKGIQNLSRITGNLLLFARKVEPQRAPVDLAGVLREAALYARAAISAKGVRLEEALGPAAVAADPDLLRQAFLNLLLNAVQAVGEGGVIRVESALDPAETPPVALARVLDDGPGVSAEARERIFDPFYTTRAGGMGLGLAIVQRIVSAHGGWVSVGRGPLGGAEFTVGLPAAG, from the coding sequence GTGAGCGTGCCCGCCGCCGACCTCAAGGCCGCCATCGCGCTCTTCGAGGAGACCACCCACAAGCTGCGGCGCTCCTACGAAGCCCTCCAGGAAGAGGTCCGGGAGCTCCGGCACAAGTTGGAGGCCAAGGACCGGGAGCTCGGAGACTCCCGGGCCGAGCGCAACCGCCTTGCCGGGTACCTGGAGCACCTGCTCCAGAGCGTGCCCAGCGGGGTCGTGGCGGTGGACCCGGAGGGCCGCATCACGACCCTGAACGCCGCCGCGCGGGAGATCACCGGGCTCCCGGAGGGCACCCTGGGGGCGACCTTCCGGGAACTCTTCCCCCTGGAGGGCACCGGCGGGGCCCCGGTTCCCACCCTGGAGGACCTGGAGGGCGAGCCCCGGCCCGAGGTGGCCATCCTGCGGCCCGACGGGGAGAGGCGGCTCCTGGGGCTTCGGGTCTCTCCGTTTCGGGGAGAGGGGGGGCAGCTCCTGGGCCGGGTGGTGGTCTTCCAGGACGTGACGCGCCTCAAGCGTCTCGAGGAGCAGGAGAGCCGCAACCGCCGCCTGGTGGCCATGGGCGAGATGGCCGCGGGCATCGCCCACGAGATCCGAAATCCCCTGGGGAGCCTGGAGCTCTTTGCGTCCCACCTCCTGGACGAGCTCCGGGGGACCCCTCGGGAGGAGCTGGCGGGCCATGTGCTCAAGGGCATCCAGAACCTCTCGCGGATCACGGGGAACCTGCTCCTCTTCGCCCGCAAGGTGGAGCCCCAGCGCGCCCCCGTGGACCTGGCCGGGGTGCTGCGGGAGGCCGCGCTGTACGCCCGCGCCGCGATCTCGGCCAAGGGGGTGCGCCTGGAAGAGGCCCTCGGGCCGGCCGCGGTGGCGGCCGACCCGGATCTGCTCCGGCAGGCCTTCCTGAACCTGCTCCTCAACGCGGTGCAGGCCGTGGGCGAAGGGGGGGTCATCCGGGTAGAGTCGGCCCTGGACCCCGCCGAGACGCCCCCCGTGGCCCTGGCACGGGTGCTGGACGACGGACCCGGGGTCTCGGCGGAAGCGCGGGAGCGGATCTTCGACCCCTTCTACACCACCCGGGCCGGGGGCATGGGCCTGGGGCTCGCCATCGTCCAGCGCATCGTCTCCGCCCACGGCGGATGGGTCTCGGTGGGGCGGGGCCCCCTGGGCGGCGCCGAGTTCACGGTGGGCCTGCCCGCCGCAGGGTAG